A window of the Miscanthus floridulus cultivar M001 chromosome 14, ASM1932011v1, whole genome shotgun sequence genome harbors these coding sequences:
- the LOC136502596 gene encoding uncharacterized protein, translating into MAVAGSDDAPTTGGHHGASVRLHSYRLPTPALTEHLLLDGKPQRSAHCLGEGELPSVWRRRKPSGVDWASVRGTCTEWIANPMNIALVLWLLCVGVSGGMFVLLLLGLLDGAFPAAADRNRWIEINNQVLNALFTLMSLYQHPALCHHLFLLCRWRPADVAELRADYCKHGAAAAAAAAPRPGDRAHIAVVVVLLHVTVVSQYVLCGLYWGYTRTTRPELAEDSFFVLGIVAPVAAAVYTVCSPLGKGDRCHELACSEQALSAATKMNPTSSGHVVVEPEWAGGMLDCGGEAAATGCLSLSCTFCVFGWNMERLGFGNACVHAVTFALLCFAPLWVFGVSALHIHNVVIGDAVGAAGVLLCVGGLLYGGYWRIQMRRRFGLPGSAACCGSKSLTDYARWLFCWPCALAQEVRTASMYHVDGEVFYSKVVDDDDHVDSGQPLLAVSPKHRDVFSAADTVSVSHASPANDHLVVVHDETTMAPPLQVVVVQVEDEGSVVRHGEASSSSVSSSATATASEEDDVSLLGAKSNREMVEDVDHSMSSDESWRVEKVKRLINMVTLVSLLILLYTRGIVL; encoded by the coding sequence ATGGCTGTGGCCGGCAGTGACGATGCTCCAACCACCGGAGGCCACCATGGCGCCAGCGTGCGCCTCCACAGCTACAGACTCCCCACGCCGGCACTCACCGAGCACCTCCTCCTCGACGGCAAGCCGCAGCGGAGCGCGCACTGCCTCGGAGAAGGAGAGCTCCCCTCCGTCTGGCGCCGCCGGAAGCCCAGCGGcgtcgactgggcctcggtccgCGGGACGTGCACGGAGTGGATCGCGAACCCGATGAACATCGCGCTGGTGCTGTGGCTGCTCTGCGTCGGCGTCTCCGGCGGCATGTTCGTGCTCCTCCTCCTGGGTCTCCTGGACGGCGCGTTCCCGGCGGCGGCGGACAGGAACCGCTGGATCGAGATCAACAACCAGGTCCTCAACGCGCTCTTCACGCTCATGAGCCTGTACCAGCACCCGGCGCTCTGCCACCACCTCTTCCTGCTCTGCCGCTGGCGCCCCGCCGACGTCGCCGAGCTCCGCGCCGACTACTGCAAGcacggagccgccgccgccgccgccgccgcgccgcgccctgGGGACCGCGCGcacatcgccgtcgtcgtcgtgctgCTGCATGTCACCGTCGTCTCCCAGTAcgtgctctgcggcctctactgGGGGTACACCAGGACCACGCGCCCGGAGCTCGCCGAGGACAGCTTCTTCGTGCTCGGCATCGTCGCGCCGGTCGCCGCCGCCGTGTACACCGTGTGCAGCCCCTTGGGCAAAGGCGACCGGTGCCACGAGCTCGCCTGCTCCGAACAAGCCTTGTCAGCGGCAACAAAGATGAATCCAACGTCAAGTGGCCACGTCGTGGTGGAGCCTGAGTGGGCCGGTGGCATGCTCGACTgcggcggcgaggcggcggcgacCGGGTGCCTCTCGCTGTCGTGCACGTTCTGCGTGTTCGGGTGGAACATGGAGAGGCTGGGCTTCGGCAACGCGTGCGTGCACGCCGTCACGTTCGCGCTCCTCTGCTTCGCGCCGCTCTGGGTGTTCGGCGTCTCGGCGCTGCACATCCACAACGTCGTCATCGGCGACGCCGTGGGCGCCGCCGGCGTGCTGCTGTGCGTGGGCGGCCTGCTCTACGGCGGGTACTGGAGGATCCAGATGCGGAGACGGTTCGGGCTCCCCGGGAGCGCGGCGTGCTGCGGCTCCAAGTCGCTGACGGACTACGCGCGGTGGCTGTTCTGCTGGCCCTGCGCGCTGGCGCAGGAGGTCCGCACGGCGAGCATGTACCacgtcgacggcgaggtcttctaCTCCAAGGTCGTTGACGATGATGATCACGTCGACAGCGGGCAGCCGTTGCTCGCGGTGTCCCCCAAGCATCGTGACGTTTTCAGTGCTGCGGACACGGTTTCAGTGTCACATGCGTCACCGGCAAATGATCATCTGGTTGTTGTTCATGACGAAACGACCATGGCACCACCTCTTCAGGTCGTGGTTGTGCAGGTGGAAGACGAGGGCAGTGTTGTTCGTCACGGGGAGGCGAGCAGTTCTTCTGTTTCGTcatcggcgacggcgacggcgagcgaGGAAGATGATGTATCGTTATTGGGGGCGAAGTCGAACCGAGAAATGGTGGAAGATGTTGATCATAGTATGTCGTCTGATGAGAGTTGGAGAGTGGAGAAGGTGAAGAGATTGATCAACATGGTCACCCTGGTGTCTCTGCTCATTCTTTTGTACACCAGGGGGATTGTTCTGTAG